CCTAAGCCCAATATGGCCGATCCGTCTGTCACGACAGCGATGCTGTTATTTTTCGTGGTAAAGGAATAGGCTTTTTTCTCATCCGCGGCAATGGCTTTGACGACGCGCCCGACTCCAGGCGTATAGACCATGGACAGGGTATTTCTGGTTTTGACGGGGAACTTGCTCTCCACCCGGATTTTCCCGCCTAAATGCATGAGGAAAATCCGGTCCGATGAGGCGATGACACGGACATCCGCCAACGAATTCAGGCGTTTCATGACCCGTTCGCCATGTTCTTCACTCTGGACATCCAGGGTAATATCCCGGATCACTTTGGTACGAGTGGCCGAGACCATATCGTACGCGCCCAAACTGGCACCTTCTTCTGCGATGGCGGTGGCTAATTGGGCGAAGACGCCGGTGCGTTGAGTCAATTCCAATCGCACGGCCATCCGGTAATTGGAATAGGGGCCGAGATCTTGCGAGGAGCTTTGCCCGTTTTGCTGTCGCTTAAAAAAATTCCACACCAAGGAGTCCCTCCTCTTCAGTTGCGCAATGAATCAATTTTGATCGGGTTACCCATAGGCTACAGACCTTTTTCTTATATTGTATCGGATTATCCAAGTTAGGGGTATGTGCTGGAGACTGAACAAGGCCATTACTATCGGCGGAAAACCTTTTGATGCTCGACGAAACCAGCGGCGGCACAACTCAGGTGGCTCAGGCAGTGCTCGCCATATCTCTGGATTGAGCTCCGCGTCTCGGCCACGCCGAATGGCCGATATAATGGGTAATGAAAAATAGAGTAGGTCAGTGAGATAACTGGTTGCCTTTGTCGTAATCCCCGGACAGGAGTTGTGGAGGGAATCCGTGGCGAGTGCGGTATGGTTTGTTTCGGCATGGCGCCTGCAGATCATGGTATCTTAATCCGGTAGTTAAAATAAGCAACTTTCTTGCATCTGTGAACCCTCGCTTATGGAATCAGATAATACCGTCGATCTCCTCCCGGATACCCGCTCAGACCTTCAAGAAGAAATTCAATTCTCCCGTTGGCTGACCGGCCTGTGTCTGTTGTTCTGCGCATGTGGGCTGGGATTGCTCATTTGGGCGGTGACGCTGTCCGATGATGTGCGCCTGGCATCACCTGCAAGCCGGGATCTGGAGCGGATCGCCAGTCGGATGTTGGGTTTTGAATCTCGCCTGCCGGAACTCTCCTCGTTTGAACAGGTGATGTACCATTTGGGAGGACAGGACGGGGAAACGCTGGAGCAAATCCGACTTTGGTATGAAGAAAGGGTGGATGATCAATCCTCAGCATTGGATAAATTGTATTTGGGCATGCTCTATGGCGAAGCCGGGTTGACCGACCAATTCAACCAGTTTGTGATGAATTGGGGGATGGAGCACAATTCGCCTGCTTCTTTTCGTCGATGGTTGGAAGTGGGATATGGGCAGAGCGAACTCTCGCCTGCTGAGTATGTCTTCCTGCAGGCGAGGTTGGCCGAAGAGGTCCCCGCAAATTGGTTTTACTTTCATCTTGCGCGACGAATAGCCGTTCAGGCCGGCGATCGGGATTTACAGAAAAATCTTCAATTACAAGAGTATCAGTTGACCGACCCCCCATTATGGAGATGGCGTGTGCTATTGGGGGGTGAGGTTGTGGTGATTGGGTTTGGGGTGGCGTTCTTTCTTCGTCTGGGATTCGCCCGGTTGAAAGGCCGGATTTTCCCGTCTCAAACCGGCTTGGCTGTCTGGCGCATTCCTTGGACATTCCGGGAGGGTATCGCGGTCTTAGCCCGTGGAGGGGCCCTGACGATTCTGTTGATGGGACTGGTGGCGGTCCTGCCTGATGGTATAGGCATTATTGAGGATTTCGGGATCGCGTTACTGTATCTTCCTCCCGTCGTCCTGACCGCTATTCTGTTGTGTCGAACCAGGAAACAATCGTTGCTACAGGTGGTGGGTTGTTCGAATGTGTGGCAACGATTGAAATCCGGTCTGCCATTGATCGTGATGTTGGTGACGCTTGGCCTTGTTGGGGACTGGCTGATTGTGCTCGGGGGGGAGGCGTTTCAATCTTCGGTGCATTGGACAGAATGGTTTGTCCCCCAGCTGATTTGGGGAACGCGGATGGAACTCATCAAAACCACAATCGACTTCGTTCTTCTGGCGCCCTTTTTCGAAGAACTCATTTTCCGGGGAATTCTCTATACGACACTTCGAATCAAATTCAGTTTTCCCCTCTCCATGGTTGCAAGTGGATTGATTTTCGCCTTGGCCCATGGCTATGGGCTGATCGCGTTTCTGACGGTTCTCTGGAGTGGGTTGTTGTGGGCATGGGCCTACGAACGAACGGGGAGTGTGATTCCCGGCATGGTGGCGCATGCCGTCAATAACGGGGTGGTGGTGTATTCTCTTGTCTCATTTTTCCGCTAAAAATGATCATGGAGCGGTTTGTTGTGATGTGCCTTCATAATGATGAATGCCGTTCAATGTCGTCCAAGGCCTGATAGAGATCAGGAAATCGAAGGGTATAGTGAAGGGTGGACAGGAGTTTGTGAATGGAGACCTGTTTGCCGATTTCCTGAAGGGGCGTGGGTGGGGGAATGGGCATGCTCCACTTTTCTGACGCAATTGAGAAAATCTCAGACCAGGTCCGTGGGGTTCCATCGCTAGCCAGATAGGTGCTACCGTTTTGAGCCCGTTCAAGGGCTCGCAAACAGATGCCTGCCGCATCTTCCACATGGAGGAGATTGACCCATTTCGGAGTATTGCGAATCCTGCCTTTTCTCATCCAATCCAACACATGACGACCTGGTCCGTATAATCCTGCCAGTCGAATGACCACAGCGCCCAATTGTGTCCGGAGATATTCTTCTCCTTGAACCCGAGGAAGGTCCATGTTGACCGGAGTCTCTTCCGTGACGATTCCGCAGGTTGCCCCATAGGCGGATGTGCTTCCCATCACCAGAATTCTACCGGACTCCCTGGGACGGCTGGTGAAGAATTTCTGGACCACATTCAATGGTGTCGCAGGAAAACACCAGATGAGATGGGCCGGGAAGGGAACGGATCGCCAGGTTTCAGGCTGGGTCAGGTCAAAATGAATTCGATGTGCAGGTGAAATATCTGAGAGATGGATATCCGGCATTCGG
Above is a window of Candidatus Nitrospira neomarina DNA encoding:
- a CDS encoding CPBP family intramembrane glutamic endopeptidase, whose amino-acid sequence is MESDNTVDLLPDTRSDLQEEIQFSRWLTGLCLLFCACGLGLLIWAVTLSDDVRLASPASRDLERIASRMLGFESRLPELSSFEQVMYHLGGQDGETLEQIRLWYEERVDDQSSALDKLYLGMLYGEAGLTDQFNQFVMNWGMEHNSPASFRRWLEVGYGQSELSPAEYVFLQARLAEEVPANWFYFHLARRIAVQAGDRDLQKNLQLQEYQLTDPPLWRWRVLLGGEVVVIGFGVAFFLRLGFARLKGRIFPSQTGLAVWRIPWTFREGIAVLARGGALTILLMGLVAVLPDGIGIIEDFGIALLYLPPVVLTAILLCRTRKQSLLQVVGCSNVWQRLKSGLPLIVMLVTLGLVGDWLIVLGGEAFQSSVHWTEWFVPQLIWGTRMELIKTTIDFVLLAPFFEELIFRGILYTTLRIKFSFPLSMVASGLIFALAHGYGLIAFLTVLWSGLLWAWAYERTGSVIPGMVAHAVNNGVVVYSLVSFFR